AGGGGAGGAGGTGCACCATGGGAGTTCCTGGCCATGGTACATTATGGGAGATATAGTCCAGCTATGGATCCCAGCCCACAGAGGAGGACTGGGAGATAAGGCAACCAGACTACAGCTCCCATTAGGTACCATAGCAGCATATCCCAATCAAAATCTGCAGAGGAGATGACTTGTTACAGTCCCCAGGTACAAAGACTTGGCTCTTTAGCTCATGTGCCGAGACCCAGGCACTGGTTCAGTTCCCCCAGTGTATTAGCCAAGAGTTCAGCAGTCACACtctcactaaagtcagtggaagtttacCTTACTGTGGGCTCTGTTTAgggcattaattaattaatgtttgaagATGTAGTacaccagggatctcaaactccaATCACCACGAGGgtcacatgaggactagtacgttGGCCCGAGGgtcgcatcactgaaaccttttcgtacaacgatacaaaagtatagtcaaaaatgaaaaaaaatgaaaagtaatatagtgtgctattaaaagtcaatgtattcactttttaaaacctgtaatgtgaagaggggttttaataaaatatagccACTCAGTAATGCACCTCACTCAAACGACAAAACAcgcatttacttttagaattacttcagttaaagccccactgctctgcccctggcccagcccccactccaccccttccatgaggctcctcccctgccccgcctcttcccaccccttccccaaattcccgccctggccctgcctcttctccacctcctcccctgagtgcgtcgcatccccgctcctcccccctccctcctggaaagtcctaagcgatgccaaacagctgtttggtggcgggaagCACTGGcaggtaggcggaggagcagggacgtggcatgctcagggtgggggaggagggagggcagggggtgaggggagcttggctgccagtggagtCAGTGCTTGTggtgggccgcaggaaataactccacgggccacgtgtttgagacccctgtagTACACTGTACAAATGCTAAATGTTAAAAACAATGTTTTCTAGTATTTATTTGTGTGCAGCAACATAATGGAATTTAGTAATCTAGCAAAGATGCTGTGGTGAAGAATTTTAACTGATAGTTTGTTGAATGGATTGAtcaatataaatacatgaaaggataaCATAGGcagaccttttttaaaaacatgcttgTTTGGAACCTAGAAATTGCCATACCAGCTCTGATCCTTGTAGCCCCGTATCCAGTCTCTGTACCAGGAGCTTAAAATGAAGGTGCAAGCAATTCCATAGTGAACAAATATGGAATAACCTGGCCATAAGAGAATTTTCTTCCTAACCTCTGTTAGTGGTTTGTGCATAACTTGAAGCATGAGTTATTGTTATATATCTTGAATCTATTGAATAATAGTTGATGTTCTCATCATAAATATCTAATATATTGTAATGCTACTAAACTCATGTCTCTGACAATGAATTGCACAGATTAATTAGGTGTTGtataaaaatagtttatttttactTTCTTAAATGTGTTGCCTCTCAATTTAATCAAATGTCTTGCTTTGTTCTCTTATTATGGGACCATAAATAGGAACATCAAATTTATTatctctacaccattcattatttttcagtatttctACCATCTCCCTTCTTATTTGTCTCTTCTCTTACCAAAAGAGGACCAATGGTTTCAGTCTGTCTCCCTACGAAATCTTTCTATGCTTCTGATCATTTTGATCACAAGTGTCTGAAGCCCTTTTATTTCTGTTACATCTTTTGTCAGCAAGGATGACCAGAAATGAACAAAATATTCTAACTGAAGGTGAAATATTAATTTAAGTCATggaattttaatattttcagtattctcTCCTTCTCCTCACATTTCCTTTGgtatatttgcttttttgattgtcACTGTTCAGAGAGCAAAGGTTTTCATTGGGCAGTCCACAGAAATTTTCCCTGGgtggttacagttaatttagaattGTATATGAGTAGTTCAAATGATCCTTTCAAATGTGAGTTACCATGGATTTGTCAACAATCAGTTTGATTTGGGGCCAAAAGGAATCATTCGATCTAGTCTGATGTCTTCTATAACGTGGGCCAGGGAACTTCATTCAATTACTCCTTTATTAAACTCAAaaatttgtgtttggctaaagtgTATTTTATTCAGAAAGGCAAAGACTTGAAgacatggagaatccaccacttcccttggtggtTTCTtctaatggttaatcaccctcactgttaaaaatgtctgccttatttctaatctgaatttgtctggattcagtttccagccattggttcttgttatgcctttctctactagattaaagagccttttaATACCTGACAGTTTCTCCCCATGAAAGTACTGGTACACTGTGATCAAGTAACgacatattttaatattatgCATACAATTCATCTAGCATTGTAGTCCCTCTCAACTCTAGTTCTGACTATTTCTCAGGGCACAAATACCACAAGCTGCTGGACAGACCCAAAAGaccatgacttcaatggagcattCAGATGTTCAGCACTGCAATGCTGTCTTGTTGAGAATGACCCGTTGTATTTTTGTTCTAcagttgcaacaaatcttatacaaagtgtatCATGTAAAGTGTCAATGAAAAAGTTACAGTCTATCAAATATCATTATGCTGGTTAAATCCATGTATCCTCACTCTAGCTGAAGTTTTGAATATTGGCTATATATCTGTATCTCAAATGTGTTTGTTCCTGCAGTAACACCTAGAAGGTACTTTACATCCAGTCTTCCCAGCCCATTGTGAATGGCCTATTCAAGATTGATTAAGAATCAGTTTTCCAGACACCTCTTCCTTTGGATGCATCAGCAAGAATATGGTCAATGGCTGTCCCTCTGAGTCTTTaaagcatgtaaggacatgtgatatgctcatgtgactccTGGACTCCATTTTAGCTCAATAACTTTTCCACAAACAGAGATGGTAAATTTCCAGGCAcgtggcagaggatataaaaggcctcCAAGATATCTTcactttgcctctttcctgccctgattctctgatttacaactaaaaggggCCTTTTGAACTATGGAATGAGggccttccaatcttttggaagttaccagagagactttacaagctagcagactattccatcactgctacaaacctgatataaggactttgcaattaTGCGTATgcatatgatctattaaccatctATAAGTCTCTCCttcttgctttttattattaaacctttagattttagttactaaaggattagCAGTAGTGTGATTATTGGATAAGATCTGTGTTAAATATTGACCTGGCTTTGTGGatgatctcttgggattagaaggaccctatatttaattaaattggttttcagtaaccactcatcatagaGTCCAGTGTCTAGATGGTGAGACAAGGGCTGGAAGGCCTAAGGAGACTGCACCTctggcttcttgttaaccagtgtgatGAGACAGAAGTTTGCtattgttactggcttggtataatctaatgatagaataaccaccagtttgaggtgagtctgccctatttctcagcagtttatcCTGAATCtcgtattctcagctgtgacctaCTGAGGCACAGGGACAAGCACATCTCATAATTTGGTCCCTGATGTATTTTTTATTGTGCCTAGCAGGGGAAGGGTGGAAAAGGTAGACCACAGTTTCCATTTTGGCAAATTGTTTGGTCAGATACTGTCAGTCAATAACAATTGTCGTTGATTAGTGACACTCAAAGTAGATGATTTGAACCTATCAGTTATCATGATCCgccttttgttcttgttttggAGAAGATAATTCAGTTATGAAAGTGATGTTGTGCTGTGCAATTTGCGGTAGAGCAATGTGTACCTCAAATCCTAAACAAAACACACTGCATAGTCATAAAAAGGGCATGTTGATCATGTATAATTCTAACAGAGGTCATCTACATAAAAAGATGATAGAGAAAACATTTTGAGAATGGTTCTTCATTGTATTACCTTAATAAATTTGATTTGGTTCCTGTAAATAAAGAACTCTATTTTGGAGCCAGACAAAGGACTGTAACATAAAGAAGGCTGATAACTGCTCAGTGACCACAAGTGTGTGTAACTTGACAAAGAAAAGATGTAAAGAAGTACAAAATAATTAATGACTGCAAATTTATTATGGAACAGTAGCCTCTAGTCAAATGAGTCACTTAAAACAATAGACACATAGTCCAACAGGATTGTTTTTCTTTGTATAAATCAAGTCTTCAAGCTGTTAAGTCAACCCATGAGCTTCATATTCCATGGAATTCTGAAAGAAATTAGCACAAATTAGGACTATACTTTGTGATGAGCTCTTAAATGATGTACTGAAAAAATTCAGTTCTGTATGTCCATTCCATCCCAAAGCTAGAAATATAATGGCACAAAATTTTAGCCCCTGCAAGTAATAGTTGATGAACCTCAAAAAGTTTGAATAACTATCCAGAGTCTAGGATGCTTATCTGAACATGTGAGGTCTTTCACTCACACTATGAATCCTTCCTCCCTACACACTTTTTTCCTTCATCACCAAGGTCTACCACCGTCTCGGAGGCCTTCTTCTTGAAGGCTGGGAGCATAGTGTTTATCTTGCAGCCCATTAAGCTGACCCTTTAGAAGACACACTGCCCAGTGGGTGAAAACTTAAAGGAGGCACAGCAGTAAGGCACACTTTAGTCCATACAGTAACACTTGAGTGGGGTTTATTTGTTGCCATAAGCCTTCTGTTGGCCCTGGCATAGGGTGACTTTCACCCAGAGTGTTTCAACATGTTTTACACTAACCATGGTTAGAATTATTTTGCCAAAAAGTTCTAGGCATGGTCATTCCACATCTCTCCATTGATCggctagtgcagtggttcccaaactaggggcactgcttgttcagggaaagctcttggtgggccgggccggtttgtttacctgccgtatccgcaggttcagccgatcacagctcccagtggccgcggttctctGTTCAGGCCAATGgggagctgcgggaagggcagccagcatgtccctcggcctgcactgcttcccgcagctcccattggccgagggacatgctggctgctcttcccgcagctccccattggcctggagtggtgaattgtggccagtgggagctgtgatcggccaaacctgcgaaCGTGGCAGGTAAAaatggcccggcctgccaggggctttcccgaACAAGTggcacccctagtttgggaaccactagcATATTCATGGCTTGTTCCTTCTTAAATGGTTTAatatcaaaaatatatttttgtagatttttttttgttgttgctgtcaTTCTAGTCACCATCCTTTCCTATCACGAGCTTTATCCCTTGCAGTGGAAGCAgataattcacaaacagaaaatagTGACCCTTTCTTTTGAAAAGTTCAGAAGGGTTgggagaggatgggggaggggaaaagagcatGTGGTTTCCTGTATAGACAAATATCTACTTAATTTACCATTAAAACCTAATCATGACTTTAATAGAACAATCAAGATGTGAACACACTGAAGCTGAGTGAGCACATATTATTATAACCCATTATctttcatcacacacacacccctattgtttgttgtttttcatctaaaattaggtcccaatcctgatgTCAATGAAACTCCATATGAGTGCAAGGATCCATGTTAGTGGGTTCTGATGTAGGATCAGGTGGTTCTGGATTATAAGCATTTCAGGACCGAGATCTTGTCTTTATATTTATCTCTGTGGAGCGCCTCACATGCTTTTGGGTGTTGTGTAAATAACAGTATTTCCAAGTTTGGAATAGTATTGTACTTGTAAATAACAGTACTGTAAATAACAGTATTTCCAAGTTTTTTATAAAGTGGGCTCATTATAACTTTAATGCTCTGTCAAAGAGGTAGTAATACAAgcataaaacaaatgttttatgcTTGTATTACTACCTCTTTGACAGAGCATTAAAGTTATAATGAGcccactttataaaaaaaattcaacttaATTAGCTTGTTTACAGTATATATATAAGACCCCCTGATCCTTCAAGTGGTTCTGTGCAGACAGACACCTGTCCCTGTGCAGAGCAGTTAGCAGTAAAGGGGCTTAGGCATGTAACAAATTATTTCTAAATAACACTTTCTCTGTCAAAGATTATTATTTGTTGAGTAAACAGAATGAAGCCTTTTAAAATCACCTTTCAGAGGCCTACTCACCACTGTCTTCGATAGTTCTTCCATTTCTAGgctgaaaatgtaattaaataatcATATTGAGGTCAGACAAGTAAACGCAGCAAGGGATGACTCCCATAGTGCATTTAGGAAACTCATAAAATCTTGTTCCAAATTTACCACACATGGGTGATAGGTCTTGAGTGGAAATAGGGCTTATCTATGGGGTGGGTGAATTCCTACAGCCTGTAACGTCTTCAGTCAGCCTCTGGACCAACAGCTGAAGAATCTGATTAATTTTTCATGCAGCAACTTGGCCCCAATCAACAAGATACATAAGCATATGCCTAACTCTGATCATGTGCGTCATTCCACTGGCATCACTTGGAATACTGACCTGGTTAGAAGCTAGGCACATTTTTAAGTATCCTGATAAACTAGGGCCCAGGTTATAGTCAGGGCCTCTTTTTAACTGATTTTTCTGGCTGTGTTGCTAGAGGcatgtgaaaaatattttgccCAGGTCAACATAGTGTGTCACTAGCTGAATCTGGGTTAGAACAGGATCAGCAAGATACTTACTTGGGGCAAAGATCCAACAGTCACAATGAGAAATAAATTAACCACAGATTATTTTcataatttctatttttttttctccgtTGTGCACAGAGTGTGGTAATCGGATCATTTAGTCAGAGCACTGCTAACACTTATGTTTTTCTGCTGAATTTAGGGCCGGTGCACTAGTCAGTCTAATAGGAAATAAACACTTGGCCCCAACCCTATGTCTAGGTAGAACAGCTCAAGGCCTAACATTTTACTGGTCACCCCTGTGCAACAGAAAGTTTTAATCCATTACTGCCCAGGATTTCACAGTTGTATAGACCTTTTATTCTAACCCCAGCACCACATTGACTCCCTAAGCTTTTCAAGCAATGACTTTAGACGGCAGCGTCTATAGAATACCAGGCAAGAATTTTTAGATGTAAACAGGTTTATATTGTTTTCTATGGATACATGAAATTGTATATGATTCAAAATTGTAAAAAGGAAAAGACAAATCTGATaccctgaaaagaaaaaaaggccgTCCCATGGTACCAGCACTATCctgtaaaataaaacacaacccattaataaaatatttgtaaactaTCGTATGGCTATATTGACCAGTCTCTGTGTCATTGTCAGAGCTGTTGTCATCAGTAATGCAGGAGCCTTTTCAGCAGTGTGCAAATAACTAGATACTAATAGTCCCCAGTGCCTTTCACCTGAACTACCGATTAAACATTAACAGCCAGAGGGCATTGTCAAGAACCATCCATTCTGTCTGATGTAAATATATGAAAATACCATAATTAAATATGATGTTGCATGGGCTCTAGAAAATAGCTTGAAGGCCGGTTTAGAAGTGATTGATTATCTCTCAGAAGCAGCTTGTGAGCTAGCTCAGAGCAACTGTGGTCtccgatttttaaaaaaatcgaaATTAAGTTAACGTACCTTCTTTATAAACTCTGCAGCAGCAATTTGTGATTCCTGTAAGGTGATAGCGCGTATCAGTTTTAACATATCCGCCTGGTCATGGGATTTTCATAATCCTCTAGTACAGGTTAAGTACATCGCTCCAATCCATTTGTTTTTTTGGAAGTGAGAATTTTAAACACAAATCAGATAGTTACAGGAAATCTAGAAGCAACTTAAAATTTTCTGCCTTTATTTTAAGTATTACTTTAACTGATTTCAAGGTAAATACATTCTTATCACTGAAATTGAAATTAGACACTCATGCTCTTGAGAACAATGCAGTGCTTGAACTGAAGGGAACATAAGGAACAGCATTCACCAGGATTCAAAGTAATATTGATTTTTCTTGCCTTGTTGAAATGAGGTTGGTTCCCCATCATTAAGATTGccactgattttattttaaatccagtCTGGGTTGCTGTTGCTAAACTCAGCTCGTGCTGTACTTATTTTTCAGAAGGTAGCTCATTGTGGGACCAatcttgcaccactgaagtcaatgcaagttttgccattgactttagcagCAGCAAGGTCAAGCCCGGTGTTGATGAAGGCTCTGATTCTTCAATCTGATCTGCAAGGACAACCCCTTGTACAGCCCCACTGGCTTTGACTGGACCTTAAATGGAAAAGACCCTTTTAATAGCATCAGCAGAGAtcagtgacagcagcagctgcaccagtgaTTGGATTTAATTATCAGGCACAAGATTTAAAGATGAGTAAGTAAAATGGAAGATGAGAGCAAAGGTGTAAAAATAAAGGAGGAGAGGGGCCGGAAAATGGGGAACAGACAGTgagaggaagaaaggggaagaagaGGTTGAAAAGGGAaggaatttaaatttaaaaaaggaaaaaatagagaAGGAAAGAGGAGTGCTAGGGACAGGATATAAAGCAAGGGGATTTTCCTTTGTTAGATGTTCAAGGTTCGAATAGTAAGACAATGATTTATAAAACAACTGAAATTAACATTTAGTGCCATAAAATACTATGGAAGAAACAAGTGCATACGGGATCAAGGAATCTTTTCATTCTTCTCTCAGAGAGCTTTGAAGCAAGGCGCATTAAAGGATGCACAGGGGAAGACTACAACAAAGAGAGATTGTGAACACTAGTTTTATATTAAGATGATCAATGAGACACAAAACATTCAAACATAGTCACTGACTAAAAGTTTTTGATAGCCTGCAGATTCAAAAATCAGACTTATTTATAATACAAGTTAATTAATTTTAGTGCAGAATCACTGCAAAACATGAGCTTCTTGACAGAGCTTTGTAATAATCATATGTTGAATTTTTCAAAGGAATCTAGTCGAGAGAGGGACCTAAATTCAATGAGATGTGCGTGCTcccttgggctcctttgaaaaccccagctgTAAAGTTTACACAAAAATTGGAGGGAGAAACTAAACTCTCTACCCAGCTCTTTCAGGTGACTTTAAGAAACGCTACacattttgggtgaaatcctgggcattttgccattgacttcagtgggcaaagATGTCATCCCTTGTGTTAAGATATAATCTTAATGCCTTAATCAAACTCTAATCCACATGATACCCCACAAATTCATAGGACCATGTAAAAGGAGGATCTATGCAATAAGAAATGGCATTTTATCCTAAGGCTGAACTTAGCCCATAGTTCCCAGGGTGTTGGGGAAAGTTCAGGTGGGCCAGAGACAGGGAGATTCATATCATAATAGATCTGTGAAGCTGGACAAAAGTTTAGAGTTTGCAAGAATCTCTCCTCCACACCTCAGAGCTGGACCTAATCCTGGTGCTGAGCCATTCTTATAGATTCTGATAAGGCCCCAAATAGACCACATTTTGGAAACCTGGCCACAAACTGCTATGTGGCAAAGGTCAGTTACATCGCTTGGAACGCTGCAATGTGGGTCATCTTCCAGGCCTCAAGAATGATCAGATAGGGTGAAATCttggatccactgaagtcaactgcaaaactaccattgacttcaatgggatcaggattccACCCATAATTTCTAGCTGACTTTGGAAAACCCCTAATCAGCATTTTGCGGGTTTGTGGTTTAGCTAACATTGTATTGAATATATTTACTACACAGTCAAGGTCTAAAAGGtgtttgtttggattttattttgttttgcttttgtttgggGGGAGGGCTGTACAATTAGAAtacaatgtaaatattgtactgcTTTTTTATTCAAATGTTTCAAACAAATGTGCTCAGAATTAGAAGCTAAAGAAACTGACAAGTATAGAAAAGATAGAGAAGCACCTTTTTAAAACACttcctgtaattattttaaaGTCATTGCACGTGATCTGAGTAAACTGATTGTCTGAAACTCGATAATCATGGTGCATTTTATCCTTTTCTGACTAACGCAATTCAGATATAAACAGGGTTCAAAGAGCTCTGTAATTTTTGTGAGTAAAGCTCTTGAATAGCTAGCATTAACCAAAAAAGTGCACTAGGAAAAAATGGCTTTGGAGCTGATTCTTACGTTGGCTGTAATCAACATGAGTTGAGGGCCTCAGTATCTCACAGGCCTGAACTTTTATAGATAATTGAataaggtacttaagcatgtgagacacccccactgaaatgaatgagtctactcacatgcttaaagttaggcatctgCGTAAGTACATTGCTGAATCATAGACTTAGTAAGCATCTTGTTCACACATTTACGCTATGCAAAAGTGATGATTATGTTAAAATACTGACCCCGGTTTTAAGTGGATATGTTGGTTCTTGAACTCTGGAGTAGTGAAATAAAAACTGCATAAAAAGAGCAATTTTAGTATATAGTCTTATCAAATCTAAGAGTTGAAGTTATGCATATATTACTAAGATGGAGAAATACTTACTCTTTTATATATGTCCTCGTTGTTTTCCTAGTAAAGATAATGATGATAGTCAAACTCTGTTTGGTTAGACAAAATGTTGGGAAAGTTTTCTTCAAGGAAAGAAAATCTTTAGACCTTACCTCATCTATCTGCATGCTATTAAAAATAGCATTACAAAGATCCAT
The Eretmochelys imbricata isolate rEreImb1 chromosome 1, rEreImb1.hap1, whole genome shotgun sequence DNA segment above includes these coding regions:
- the NMS gene encoding neuromedin-S; the protein is MKQRPSPFPWIFALYCFCALQFTPGFPQPVSRSMDAPEVPKSELALCFSQWTELSNQPQISSKAMDLCNAIFNSMQIDEENNEDIYKRFLFHYSRVQEPTYPLKTGSSPVHPLMRLASKLSERRMKRFLDPESQIAAAEFIKKDSAGTMGRPFFLFRPRNGRTIEDSGFEVHIALPQIAQHNITFITELSSPKQEQKADHDN